A window from Neodiprion fabricii isolate iyNeoFabr1 chromosome 2, iyNeoFabr1.1, whole genome shotgun sequence encodes these proteins:
- the LOC124174768 gene encoding mucin-2-like, with translation MTTHTITPSGPRQCPKCNGLVRGTKYTEHIQTCTQTNTDTPHPPQIITHPPTVTHTTRTTATHTTTHPPTKKQTPHTTTRPTPTPTPRYTPPPAPTPQWARTRFARPPQTTEDRILQTLANIDRHTESTQTKQTCKQHTGPHPEIIAIIASLEPASTLDDELRAQKERYMTRRAHERTNTDETEASTSTHQPHTTHQTAPHKTQPPNTPDNDSDTDSTTSTAETVIHIETTHTSTLQTQTTDNDTDSNTDTTSLTDTVEHTQTPQPATHTTRDSKRYKKRKSIRKQKKEQNRKH, from the coding sequence ATGACCACACACACAATTACACCCTCCGGACCAAGGCAATGCCCGAAATGCAACGGACTGGTCCGGGGCACCAAATACACAGAACACATACAAACCTGCACACAAACTAACACAGACACACCACACCCACCACAAATTATCACACACCCACCAACAGTTACCCACACCACACGAACCACGGCCACACACACGACTACACACCCACCCACCAAGAAACAAACACCCCATACAACCACACGTCCCACACCCACACCAACACCACGGTACACACCACCCCCCGCACCAACCCCCCAATGGGCACGCACCAGATTCGCGAGACCACCACAGACGACAGAGGACAGGATCTTACAGACACTCGCTAACATAGACAGACACACAGAATCGACACAGACAAAACAAACATGCAAACAACACACAGGACCACACCCCGAGATAATAGCCATAATTGCAAGTTTAGAACCAGCAAGCACCCTAGACGACGAATTACGAGCACAAAAAGAAAGATACATGACCAGACGGGCACACGAACGCACAAACACTGACGAAACAGAAGCCAGCACCTCAACACACCAACCACACACCACACATCAAACAGCACCACACAAAACACAACCCCCCAACACACCAGACAACGACAGCGACACAGATTCTACCACCTCCACCGCAGAGACAGTTATACACATCGAAACCACACACACAAGCACGCTACAAACACAAACGACGGACAACGACACAGACAGTAACACCGACACCACCTCACTCACGGACACAGTCGAACATACACAAACACCCCAACCAGCCACACACACCACACGGGACTCAAAACgatacaaaaaacgaaaatcaatacggaaacagaaaaaagaacaaaacagGAAACACTAG